A window of Fusarium fujikuroi IMI 58289 draft genome, chromosome FFUJ_chr10 genomic DNA:
CGAGTTTCATCTTTGGCCGGGGCTGCCTCATGGATTTGATGGAATGAGAGATATCAGCTGGTTTGCGAGGTGCCGGGAAAGCCGAATAAGTGCACTGAAAAGGATGTGATGGTCAGTTGATGGAACGAACATGTTCAGAGCATAAATCCCTCACCCAGGCTTAGTGGTAGGCCGGTAGTACTCTTGGGATCTCAATAACCACACCTTGGTGTATAAAACCGCTCCATAACATGCTGAAGGATGCTAGGTTTGGTGGCACATGAGGCCCAATCCGTCCTTGACGTTACTATGTATACCTGCAGCTGCCTTCATATGGAGATGATAGGTTGCAACGCAACGTGCCAGTTGATTAAGCTTAGATCTTGTCGATAGATGATCTCGATAGAGGATTCTTACACCGTCAAGCGCATTGTCGATCATGGTGCTTTCTGGGCGTATCGGACGACGGGCGTCTTGACCATCACAACTGCAGCAGATCAGTCCAACAACAAGCTTCGAGGCAGCCAAGAAAGCCGTTAGGAAAATTTTATGCACTTACTGGTTGGACCCCGGTTGTCCAGCATCGAAAGATGCCATCGCATGGAATAACGGCAATTCGGGCTGTGAGTTGCTTGATCAGTCAAGGTATGAGACGATGGCATTGGCCGGGGAGCAAGGTGTTGACCAACAGGGCTAATAGGGCCGATGCACGTAAAATGACACTTGGACTACCAGAGCCGCGTCAATAGAAATGCGGGTGAATGTGGAGAAAACATGGAGTAAATGTCATCAGACGCAATAAACTCTCGTCTAAGAATTGACATTGCAACGCTACCGTCCCATGGCGAAATTCCCATTGACGCGTTATATTCTCCGGCTGATCCATCGTACCCCTCAATTCAATTCATCGGTGAAGAGCACCACCGAGCCCCCAGACTTTTTGATCGACACGATTCGGGAGTGAGAGCCGTGGGGGAGCTATGTCATGTCATGTAATGCGGGTCATCAGTGGCCGAGATGACTTTTATGGTGGCATTGAATGCGCGTATATAAGTTTTGGGTGATGCTGTGCACGCGAGCTTGAGATTGATCGGCATAGCAAGTCACGATGAAGTTGCTTTCGCTTTCAACTGTCGGGCTGCTTGCCTTGGCTGGTTTGTCAATTGgacaagagacaaaagaCGTTCCAATTCAAGACAATGGACTTACAAACATTGTTGAATGGTGATTCACTCGATTGCCGCCTTTGAATCCAGCTAACAAACAGCCCAGGGACGACCATAGTTACCTGATCAATGGCGAGAGGATCTTTGTCTTCTCGGGTGAATTCCACTACTGGCGTCTGCCTGTGTACGCTTTACCCCCTCCGCAAACCAAGCGCGAATCTAACAGTTGTCAGACCCGAACTCTGGCGCGACTTGCTCGAAAAGATTAAAGCCGCCGGCTTCACAGCGTTCAGCATCTACAACAGCTGGGGCTACCACGAAGCGACTCCAGGCGTCCTCGACTTTGAGAATGGCGCCCACGATTTCGTGTCCATCATGACCCTTGCCAAAGAGCTCGGCCTCTACCTCCTGATCCGTCCTGGTCCCTACGTCAATGCCGAGGCTAACGCCGGGGGTTTTCCTCTGTGGGTCACCACCGGAGAGTACGGCAAGCTTCGAAACGATGATCCTAGATACACTAAGGCTTGGTCTAAGTATTGGACTGAGATTTCCAAGATTATTGAACCGCATCTAATTACCAATGGCGGCAATGTTGCCATGTTCCAGGTATGTTTGTAGCGTTATGAGCCGTGGAGGAAACTGACGAGTGCAGATTGAGAACGAGTTGGGCGGTCAGTGGAAGAATGACGACAAGAGAATCCTGAACGAGCCTACCGCCAACTACATGCAACTTCTCAAGGAATCCGCCAGGAAGGCCGGCATCGATGTTCCTGTATTCCACAATGCCCCCAACACCGTGAGTTCTACCTCTCCAAATACAAACTGCGGACAGAGAATTAACATACCGACAGCGTACCTTTTCGTGGTCCAACGACTTCGAGCGCAATGCAACCGGCAACGTCGATGTCACTGGTGTCGACAGTTACCCCTCCTGCTGGAGCTGCAACCTCGACGAGTGCACCGGCACCAACGGTGAATATGTCCCTTACAACATCCAAGACTATGTCACCTACTTCAACAAGCAATCTCCCCGTCAACCTCACTTCTTGCCCGAGTTCCAGGGCGGTTCTTACAACCCGTGGGGTGGTCCAGAGGGCGGTTGCCCTGGCGATATCGGCCCTGACTTTGCCAACATCTTCTACCGTGACTTGCTCGCACAGCAAGCCACCGCCATTTCTCTGTACATGATGTACGGTGGAACCAACTGGGGTTGGTTTGCTTGCCCTGTTGTTGCAACTAGCTACGATTACTCTTCGCCCATCTCTGAGAACCGCGCTATCTGGGATAAGTATTACGAGACCAAGTCGCTGACTCTCTTCACGCGGGTTGCGCATGATCTTACCAAAACCATCCGAGTTACCAACAGTACTTCTCTTTCCACGAACGATGCCATCTTGATCTCCGAGCTTCGACATGAGGAAAATGATGCTGCTTTCTACGTTGCCCGACACGATCACTCACCTTCCGGTACCAAAGAGACCTTCAGGCTTCACGTCAAGACATCTGAGGGCAAACGTATGTTTGGGTATTCTGCTTTACGTCTCGTCTACTGACAGCTTTTAGTTACCATTCCTCAGAACGATGGCGCAATCACTATCAACGGCCATCAGTCCAAGGTCATCCCAACTGACTTCCACTTCGGCAAGAAGACACTCCTCTACTCGACCGCTGAAGTTCTCACTTACTCAATCATCGACAACAAGGAGGTCATTGTCCTTTGGCTTCCTGAGGGCGAGCAAGGAGAGTTCACCCTCAAGGGACACACCGAGCTCAAGCATGACAAGTCtctcaatggcatcaaggtGAAGGCGGGCAAGAAGAGCGTTACTGTCAACTACACTCAGCAGAAGGGCCTTTTCACTCTCAACCTGAAGGATGGCTCCACCATTGTTCTAGCTGACCGAAAGACTGCTTACAAGTTCTGGGCTCCTACGCTGGATAACAACCCCTTCGCGCCCGTTAACAAGACTGGTGAGTTCTGCAAATGAAACGACACACTTGAGAGACGCGTATTGACTCTCGCAGTTCTTGTTCATGGCCCCTACCTCGTCCGCCATGCCACCATCAAGAACGGACAACTCAACATCCAGGGCGATCTTGACAGCTCCACCGAAATCACTGTCTTTGCTCCCGAGTCTCTCAAGTCTATCGCTTGGAACGgtgagaaggtcaaggcttCGTCGAAGCAAGGCCACAAGTACACCATCAAGATTAAGGGCCCTTCAAAGGTTACGTTGCCCAATCTTGACTCCTGGAAGTATGCCGACAGCTTGCCCGAGATCAAGACCAACTACAAGACTTCATCCTCGGCTTGGGTTGGTACGTATTACAGTGGTACCTAAGATGATTTAATGTACTGATTTTGAATAGTTGCCGATAAGAAGAACACTACCAACGCTGTCCTCGTCCCCGATCTGAAGAACCCCGTGCTCTACGTCGATGAGTACAAGATCCACTACGGAAACCACATTTACAGAGCGACTTTCCCCACCACTAGCTCTGCTCCTACTGGCGTTTATCTGAACCTCACAGGTGGCATGGCCTTTGGCTATTCCGTCTGGCTGAACTCGGATTATATCGGATCTTATCTCGGCGAAGCCACCACTGGCCATGCAGGCCAAGAGTTCTCCTTCAAGAACGCCACTCTgtccaagaaggagaacgtTCTGGTTGTTCTGATGGATAACTCTGGCCACGATCTACGTGACGGCGCTCTTGATCCTCGAGGTATCACCAACGCCACTCTTGTTGGCCCTGCCAAGGGCGGTTACAAGTTCTCTGAGTGGAAGATTGCTGGTCATGCTGGAAGCGTTGAGGGCCAAGTAATCGATCCCATCCGTGGTCCCCTCAATGAAGGAGGTCTCTACGCTGAGCGTATCGGCGCTCACTTGCCCGGTTTCTCTGACAAGAAATGGAAGTCATACTCTTCCAAGCAGGGAACCCTCGTCAACCCTTCGGCTGGAGTCCGTGCCTACAGAACGACTGTCGATCTTGATATTCCCGATGGCTTAGACGTCGGTGTCTCGTTTAAGCTTACGGCACCTTCTAACACAACCTTTTCTGCCACGAAGAAGGGCTACAGCAACCAAGTCAGAGTTCTTCTGTTTGTCAACGGCTACCAGTACGGACGATTCAACCCTTACATTGGCAACCAAATTTCCTTCCCTGTTCCTCCTGGTGTCCTTAACTACAATGGAGAAAATACCATCGCCGTTACGGTCTGGAGTCAGAGCGCTCAGGGAGGTGAGGTCAAGGTCGAGTGGGAGGTAGACTACGCTCATACATCCAGCTTCGATGTCAAGTTTGACAGCAAGTATCTCCGCCCAGACTGGACCAAAGAGAGACTGCAGTACGCTTAGGAAATTAGCAGAGTTAAAAAGTGGTGTGAGATCAAAACATGTTAGTTATTAAGACATCAGTCATGTTAGCTAGAACATAATTTAGTGAAGCTCAGTTGGCGTCACGAAGACCCAGTTCTTGTCAGCTGTAACGGGTAGCccttccttcttctgagcaatggtgttgttcttgatcatgCCGTCAATCTGCTCTCTGTAAGCAGCTTTGCGATCAACCCAAAGGTGAATACCGCCACgcgcaacatcaacaccctgGAAAATCATGGGACCATCACTATCAGGAGTatcaccaccagcaagaATAGGCCTGTTCCACTCATCGATATAGGTAAGAATAGCAGCCCACTTTCCAGATTTCCAAGTAGCTGGGGCCCAGAGCCAGGGAGtcatctcagcctcgagGTTCTGCTTCTGTGTCTTTTTAGTGTAGTCACCATCCTCAATTTGTTTGCGAGCAGTAGTGATCTCgcccttcttggtcttgaggaagagagataCACCGATGACGTTCTGGGGAGGGACGTTGTAGCCATATTTAGGATCGCTAGCAACCATGCGGACAAGCTCTTCGGAAGCAGCGCTGACCACGTAGACCTTGATGCCGTTGGCCATCAAGCGGTTGTACAGCTCGACCTGGCCCTCGAAGATCTTGGGAGGCGAGACTTCAGTAGCTGTAACCTTGTCGTCCTCGAAATAGGTGGTGGGGATGGTCTTGTTGTAGGCCATCAGCTCATCGACGTAGCCCTTGAGCTCACCGAGAGGGAATCCGCTGAAGATTTGCGCAGCCCAAGGATAGCAGACAgcatcctcaatctcacAGAGGCGCAAGTAGTAGCTGTATAGCGActccttgtgcttcttggtgTCCTTGAAAGGGACGAGCTTGAGAGCAGGGTCCATGGTCTCTCGTGTAAGAACACCCTTGTTCTCAAGGTAAGGAAGAAGTGACTCCTCCAAATCGAATTGATAGCTAGTGTTGTCCATGTCGAAGACAGCATAGCGACCATTGTTGGCATTGCGAGCAATCATCTTGTTGAGAGCTTTGGCAGCTTTGGCAGGCCAATGCTTGAGCTCGGGACCCTTGAGACCATAGTTGCCATTGGAGGGAGCGGCAGCAGAGGGAGTGCTCAGGCTTGCCAGCCAAAGGGCATTGACAACGAGATTGATGCTGGGTCTCATGATGAAAGGCTTGACGTGAGGTGAGAAGTGAAAAGCGTGAGGAACCTGCTttttcagcttcagcctggGATGGGATTGACAGAGTAATTAAAGAAGTCCATGGCCGTCAAGGTTTAGCGGCCCGACAATTATTCCATACGAAGTCGCTGATAGTGTTACAAGAGGTAATATCCGGTGGTTGGTCTAACTGGACGATCTTGGACTATTTGGTCACGCTACCCCGCTTACACGTTTATTGAGGGGTTTTAGTCGCTGTCGAGATAACGGCGACAGGAGCTTGTTTCTGTTGATAGAGGTCTCGATTGTTTAATGTCGCAGACTGTCTCGTGAAtctaatactattaaggcttcTGTTCGACATCAGATCGATCTAAACCATGCCCGTATCTCGCAGCTGAAGGTGGTGATGTCAGCCACTTTCCTGTCTAGGCCAAGTTTCCCAGAGCAGGGGAGGGTTATACAGTTCAATAAACGGTCAAGATCTGCGTCATTGACACGAGCAGCAAGAACGGCACTCGGCATTAGTCCAAGGCTCCAAGCCAAGAACCCTTTTACTCCAATGATGTAACCCTGGAAGGGGCCCCAGGGCGTTTTCTAAACCGCTAACGGGTAGCTAACAGGGGGTTCAAGGTTTAAGCTTGCCACCGTCGGGGCTCCGAATTCTGCTTATCGCAGGGAGAAATACTTGGAATTAAATTGCGCTCAATTGGCAGGACGGGGCGCCAATGCTTGGGTACAAGGGTTCCTAGCTGCGTGTTGGGTTTATTCCTGATTTGTAGAACTCTTTGGTGACTTCTTCGGCGAAGGCGATGGCTTTTTATCGCTTGAAACTCCGGTGGCCTCCAAGAAATCCTCGAATGCAGCTTGGGGAATCATTCCGCCGCTTACGTTCTTGTGACCAACAGCGAACCTAGGTCCCAATCGCTCTCTCACCGTATCGTCGCCTGTACCATCTGCTGCTCGACTAAGAATTTCCGGGATGTTGACAGGAGGATCTCTGCCCCTGGCGCACGTTGGAACGCGACACGAATAGTTGACAACGCCTCGTGCATAGCCTTCATTCGCTATCATCACGACTTGGAGATCTCTTGAAAACAATTGACGAGCCTGGCGTTCTGCAATGAGAGCATGAATCTGTGCTTTCGATTTGATGCGGATCACTGCAATTTTTTTATCAGCAGAAAACAAGGGCACCACGCGATCGGCCCTCTTCATTTCATGTATCACTTTGGCCCTTGCTTCCTTCAAGAACttattcttgacaagctctaTGGGTGATGAGGCCTTGATCAATATTTTCCAGGCTCTAAGGACATCGTAGGCTGCAGTTCGGCGAGGAGCATTGATGAGCTTTGCACTATTATTTATCGTCGTTCTGGTATGCGTCCCAAACGTCGCTTCCATGTTCGGGAATGGCGAGCGCCATTTGGTCGCCTTACCCAGATCCCCATTCGTTCCCATGACACATAACCACCCGCATGATTCCTCGACTCCTTCGTGTAAGTTGCGGCAGATCAGATACGTCAGCAGCGAACTTGTAGCTATCGGTGGGTATTTGTTCGCCGTCACTAATATCGCGCCCTCAGGGTGGTCATCGTCTTCTGCCAGATGGTGGTCAATGACTAACGCCCGATGGGGTGAGTCGACAACGGGCTCTGATTTCCATGAGCCTTGGTCGAGGACAATGATGTAAGATGGATTGTAAGCTTCCATGTTTGCACGAGAATCCCCTAGTGTAGCAAACTGTTTTTGTTCATCGTGTAGCACGATATCAGCTTGGAATCGAGGCCGAGCAAGATGAGGGTTTTTCTGATGATagctccagcagcaagaCCATCGGCATCCTTATCAGGGACGATAAGAGTCTGTTTACCAGCGGCAGCACTATAGGAGATTAGCTTAAGTGTCCTTTAGACGTGCCGTTCTCATCCCGACGATGGCGTGGTAACAAGAAGGGACAGCTGACCATTCACGGAGGAAATCCTTTGCTCTCTCAATTTGACTCTTGGGGGCGTGCCAGATCACGTTTCCGTCCTGATCCCTCCGCGGTTCAGCTTTGTGATAATCCTGTTCAGGAAACATCGGCTTGGCACCAGGATAGTACTGAAACTTCTTCCGGGCCACAATCGACTTTTGAAACTGCCGAACTATTGTGAGGCATGGCCCATTTTTGCGAGATATAGGTAATAAGGAAATTTGTGCATTGTAAACCTTTAGGGCTGACGGAGCTGATATAAGGCGAAGCATGGTTCCGGTAATGATATGAAAGCCTTGAAAGACATCGACGCCTGGTATCATGAAAAACAGGAGAAAACGTGGCGTGCAGCACAGCCACGATACTCGCCACATGTCATGCTCTAGGGTATTGCTCTTCTCCTTACCATCTAATAGTCGTGATCGAACACCGTCGATTGTTGAAATTATTATGGATGTATGTAGCATGCCACGTTTATATACTCTGTATTTCAGTTGCCGGTTACCCAGCATATCC
This region includes:
- a CDS encoding related to beta-galactosidase — encoded protein: MKLLSLSTVGLLALAGLSIGQETKDVPIQDNGLTNIVEWDDHSYLINGERIFVFSGEFHYWRLPVPELWRDLLEKIKAAGFTAFSIYNSWGYHEATPGVLDFENGAHDFVSIMTLAKELGLYLLIRPGPYVNAEANAGGFPLWVTTGEYGKLRNDDPRYTKAWSKYWTEISKIIEPHLITNGGNVAMFQIENELGGQWKNDDKRILNEPTANYMQLLKESARKAGIDVPVFHNAPNTRTFSWSNDFERNATGNVDVTGVDSYPSCWSCNLDECTGTNGEYVPYNIQDYVTYFNKQSPRQPHFLPEFQGGSYNPWGGPEGGCPGDIGPDFANIFYRDLLAQQATAISLYMMYGGTNWGWFACPVVATSYDYSSPISENRAIWDKYYETKSLTLFTRVAHDLTKTIRVTNSTSLSTNDAILISELRHEENDAAFYVARHDHSPSGTKETFRLHVKTSEGKLTIPQNDGAITINGHQSKVIPTDFHFGKKTLLYSTAEVLTYSIIDNKEVIVLWLPEGEQGEFTLKGHTELKHDKSLNGIKVKAGKKSVTVNYTQQKGLFTLNLKDGSTIVLADRKTAYKFWAPTLDNNPFAPVNKTVLVHGPYLVRHATIKNGQLNIQGDLDSSTEITVFAPESLKSIAWNGEKVKASSKQGHKYTIKIKGPSKVTLPNLDSWKYADSLPEIKTNYKTSSSAWVVADKKNTTNAVLVPDLKNPVLYVDEYKIHYGNHIYRATFPTTSSAPTGVYLNLTGGMAFGYSVWLNSDYIGSYLGEATTGHAGQEFSFKNATLSKKENVLVVLMDNSGHDLRDGALDPRGITNATLVGPAKGGYKFSEWKIAGHAGSVEGQVIDPIRGPLNEGGLYAERIGAHLPGFSDKKWKSYSSKQGTLVNPSAGVRAYRTTVDLDIPDGLDVGVSFKLTAPSNTTFSATKKGYSNQVRVLLFVNGYQYGRFNPYIGNQISFPVPPGVLNYNGENTIAVTVWSQSAQGGEVKVEWEVDYAHTSSFDVKFDSKYLRPDWTKERLQYA